Proteins encoded within one genomic window of Actinoplanes octamycinicus:
- a CDS encoding A/G-specific adenine glycosylase, translated as MTLADEAISWYDANARDLAWRQPETTPWGVLVSEVMLQQTPVVRVEPAWRSWMTRWPTPADLAAEPQSEAVRMWGRLGYPRRAMRLHACAQAIVERHGGVVPDDLDQLLALPGVGTYTARAVATFAYGQRHPVVDTNVRRVVCRAVEGKPDAGPATTAADLVAMAELLPAEPARAARASIAFMELGAIVCTARAPKCGVCPFHDVCAWRQTGLPLPEGPSRKPQRYAGTDRQVRGLLLEVLRHATGPVPRQRLDLVWTDQVQRARALAGLVEDGLVEAYGADDFVLAGDAPPVERQIL; from the coding sequence ATGACTCTCGCCGACGAAGCCATCTCCTGGTACGACGCCAACGCCCGCGATCTCGCGTGGCGGCAACCGGAAACCACCCCTTGGGGTGTCCTGGTCAGTGAGGTGATGCTGCAGCAGACCCCGGTGGTCCGGGTGGAGCCCGCCTGGCGCTCCTGGATGACCCGCTGGCCCACGCCGGCCGATCTCGCCGCCGAGCCGCAGTCCGAGGCGGTCCGGATGTGGGGCCGGCTCGGCTATCCGCGACGGGCGATGCGGCTGCACGCCTGCGCCCAGGCGATCGTCGAACGGCACGGCGGGGTGGTGCCGGACGATCTCGACCAGCTGCTCGCGCTGCCCGGGGTGGGCACCTACACCGCGCGGGCGGTCGCGACCTTCGCGTACGGCCAGCGCCACCCGGTGGTGGACACCAACGTCCGGCGGGTGGTCTGCCGGGCGGTCGAGGGCAAGCCGGACGCCGGCCCGGCGACCACCGCCGCCGACCTGGTCGCGATGGCCGAGCTGCTGCCCGCCGAGCCGGCCCGCGCAGCCCGGGCCAGCATCGCGTTCATGGAGCTCGGCGCGATCGTCTGCACCGCCCGGGCGCCGAAGTGCGGGGTCTGCCCGTTCCACGACGTCTGCGCGTGGCGGCAGACCGGGCTGCCGCTGCCGGAGGGGCCCAGCCGCAAGCCGCAGCGCTACGCCGGCACCGACCGGCAGGTCCGCGGGCTGCTGCTGGAGGTGCTCCGGCACGCCACCGGGCCGGTCCCCCGGCAGCGCCTGGACCTGGTCTGGACCGATCAGGTGCAGCGCGCCCGGGCGCTGGCCGGGCTGGTCGAGGACGGACTGGTGGAGGCGTACGGCGCGGACGACTTCGTGCTGGCCGGGGACGCTCCGCCGGTCGAGCGGCAGATCCTCTGA
- a CDS encoding ATP-dependent Clp protease ATP-binding subunit yields the protein MFERFTDRARRVVVLAQEEARMLNHNYIGTEHILLGLIHEGEGVAAKALESLGISLEGVRQQVEEIIGQGQQAPSGHIPFTPRAKKVLELSLREALQLGHNYIGTEHILLGLIREGEGVAAQVLVKLGADLNRVRQQVIQLLSGYQGKEPAAAGTATGEAAPSTSLVLDQFGRNLTQAAREGKLDPVIGREKEIERVMQVLSRRTKNNPVLIGEPGVGKTAVVEGLSQSIVKGEVPETLKDKQLYTLDLGALVAGSRYRGDFEERLKKVLKEIRTRGDIILFIDEIHTLVGAGAAEGAIDAASILKPMLARGELQTIGATTLDEYRKHLEKDAALERRFQPIQVGEPSLAHTIEILKGLRDRYEAHHRISITDAALVAAATLADRYISDRFLPDKAIDLIDEAGARMRIRRMTAPPDLRDFDERIAQVRRDKESAIDAQDFERAAQLRDKEKQLLGQKAQREKEWKAGDLDVVSEVDDEQIAEVLGNWTGIPVYKLTEEETSRLLRMEDELHKRVIGQEDAVKAVSKAIRRTRAGLKDPKRPSGSFIFAGPSGVGKTELSKALAEFLFGSEDALIQLDMSEFHDRYTVSRLVGAPPGYVGYDEGGQLTEKVRRKPFSVVLFDEIEKAHPDVFNTLLQILEDGRLTDGQGRIVDFKNTVIILTTNLGTRDVAKAVSLGFQASEDTESNYDRMKVKVNDELKQHFRPEFLNRIDDTIVFHQLREQEILQIVDIFTARIESQLKNKDMGLELTDNAKKYLAKKGFDPVLGARPLRRTIQRELEDTLSEQILFNELRPGQIVVVDCEGDPANVEKSKLVFRGAEKAGAVPDAVPADLGAATGEE from the coding sequence ATGTTCGAGCGGTTCACCGACCGAGCGCGACGGGTTGTCGTCCTGGCCCAAGAAGAGGCCCGGATGCTCAACCACAACTACATCGGTACAGAGCACATCCTGTTGGGTCTGATCCACGAGGGCGAGGGCGTCGCCGCCAAGGCTCTGGAGAGCCTGGGCATCTCCCTCGAAGGCGTCCGGCAGCAGGTCGAGGAGATCATCGGCCAGGGCCAGCAGGCGCCCAGCGGGCACATCCCGTTCACCCCGCGGGCGAAGAAGGTGCTGGAGCTCTCCCTGCGGGAGGCGCTGCAGCTGGGGCACAACTACATCGGCACCGAGCACATCCTGCTCGGCCTGATCCGGGAGGGCGAGGGCGTCGCCGCCCAGGTCCTGGTCAAGCTCGGCGCCGACCTGAACCGGGTCCGCCAGCAGGTGATTCAGCTGCTCTCCGGCTACCAGGGCAAGGAGCCGGCCGCCGCGGGCACCGCCACCGGCGAGGCCGCGCCGTCCACTTCGCTGGTTCTCGACCAGTTCGGACGCAACCTCACCCAGGCCGCCCGGGAGGGCAAGCTCGACCCGGTCATCGGCCGGGAGAAGGAAATCGAGCGGGTCATGCAGGTGCTGTCCCGCCGGACCAAGAACAACCCGGTGCTGATCGGCGAGCCGGGCGTCGGCAAGACCGCCGTCGTCGAGGGCCTGTCCCAGTCCATCGTCAAGGGCGAGGTGCCCGAGACGCTGAAGGACAAGCAGCTCTACACGCTCGACCTGGGCGCGCTGGTCGCCGGCTCCCGCTACCGCGGTGACTTCGAGGAGCGCCTGAAGAAGGTGCTCAAGGAGATCCGCACCCGCGGCGACATCATCCTGTTCATCGACGAGATCCACACCCTGGTCGGCGCGGGCGCCGCCGAGGGCGCGATCGACGCCGCCTCGATCCTCAAGCCGATGCTGGCCCGCGGCGAGCTGCAGACCATCGGCGCCACCACCCTCGACGAGTACCGCAAGCACCTGGAGAAGGACGCCGCCCTCGAGCGCCGCTTCCAGCCGATCCAGGTCGGCGAGCCGTCGCTGGCGCACACCATCGAGATCCTCAAGGGCCTCCGCGACCGTTACGAGGCGCACCACCGGATCAGCATCACCGACGCCGCCCTGGTGGCCGCCGCGACGCTGGCCGACCGGTACATCTCCGACCGGTTCCTGCCGGACAAGGCGATCGACCTGATCGACGAGGCCGGCGCCCGGATGCGCATCCGCCGGATGACCGCGCCGCCGGACCTCCGTGACTTCGACGAGCGCATCGCCCAGGTCCGCCGCGACAAGGAGTCCGCGATCGACGCGCAGGACTTCGAGCGGGCCGCCCAGCTGCGCGACAAGGAGAAGCAGCTGCTGGGCCAGAAAGCGCAGCGGGAGAAGGAGTGGAAGGCCGGCGACCTGGACGTGGTGTCCGAGGTCGACGACGAGCAGATCGCCGAGGTCCTGGGCAACTGGACCGGCATCCCGGTCTACAAGCTGACCGAGGAGGAGACCTCGCGGCTGCTGCGCATGGAGGACGAGCTGCACAAGCGCGTCATCGGCCAGGAGGACGCGGTCAAGGCGGTCTCCAAGGCGATCCGGCGGACCCGGGCGGGTCTGAAGGACCCGAAGCGGCCGTCCGGCTCGTTCATCTTCGCCGGCCCGTCCGGTGTCGGTAAGACCGAGCTGTCCAAGGCCCTCGCCGAGTTCCTGTTCGGCTCCGAGGACGCGCTGATCCAGCTGGACATGTCCGAGTTCCACGACCGCTACACGGTGTCGCGGCTGGTCGGTGCCCCTCCCGGCTACGTCGGCTACGACGAGGGCGGCCAGCTCACCGAGAAGGTGCGGCGCAAGCCGTTCAGCGTGGTCCTCTTCGACGAGATCGAGAAGGCCCACCCGGACGTGTTCAACACGCTGCTGCAGATCCTGGAGGACGGCCGGCTGACCGACGGCCAGGGCCGCATCGTGGACTTCAAGAACACGGTGATCATCCTGACCACCAACCTGGGCACCCGGGACGTGGCCAAGGCGGTCTCGCTGGGCTTCCAGGCCTCGGAGGACACCGAGAGCAACTACGACCGGATGAAGGTCAAGGTCAACGACGAGCTGAAGCAGCACTTCCGCCCGGAGTTCCTCAACCGCATCGACGACACGATCGTCTTCCACCAGCTGCGCGAGCAGGAGATCCTGCAGATCGTCGACATCTTCACCGCGCGCATCGAGTCCCAGCTGAAGAACAAGGACATGGGCCTCGAGCTGACCGACAACGCCAAGAAGTACCTGGCGAAGAAGGGCTTCGACCCGGTCCTGGGCGCCCGGCCGCTGCGCCGCACCATCCAGCGCGAGCTGGAGGACACCCTGTCCGAGCAGATCCTCTTCAACGAGCTGCGCCCCGGCCAGATCGTCGTCGTGGACTGCGAGGGCGACCCGGCCAACGTGGAGAAGTCCAAGCTGGTCTTCCGCGGCGCCGAGAAGGCGGGTGCGGTGCCCGACGCGGTGCCGGCCGACCTCGGCGCGGCCACCGGCGAGGAGTGA
- a CDS encoding DUF4291 domain-containing protein codes for MHEIRAVYDDHTITVYQAYSPAIAVPAVAAGRFVPPFKRDRMTWIKPSFLWMMYRCGWATKEGQEHVLAVSITREGFEWALTNAVHSSYQRGEYPSRDAWQRALRRAPTRVQWDPERDLRLRELPYRSLQLGLGGVAAARYADEWITGITDVTGLVREICGHLDAGDDARAAALLPPERPYPAVSRT; via the coding sequence ATGCACGAGATCCGGGCGGTCTACGACGACCACACCATCACCGTCTACCAGGCATATTCGCCGGCCATCGCGGTGCCGGCGGTCGCCGCCGGGCGGTTCGTGCCACCGTTCAAACGGGACCGGATGACCTGGATCAAGCCGTCGTTCCTGTGGATGATGTACCGCTGCGGCTGGGCCACCAAGGAGGGTCAGGAGCACGTGCTCGCGGTGTCGATCACCCGCGAGGGCTTCGAGTGGGCGCTCACCAACGCGGTGCACAGCAGCTACCAGCGTGGCGAGTACCCGAGCCGGGACGCCTGGCAGCGGGCGCTCAGGCGGGCGCCGACCCGGGTGCAGTGGGACCCGGAGCGTGACCTGCGGCTGCGGGAGCTGCCGTACCGGTCGTTGCAGCTGGGCCTCGGTGGCGTGGCGGCGGCCCGCTACGCCGACGAGTGGATCACCGGGATCACCGACGTGACCGGCCTGGTCCGGGAGATCTGCGGGCACCTGGACGCGGGCGACGACGCCCGGGCGGCCGCGCTGCTCCCGCCCGAGCGTCCCTATCCCGCGGTCAGCCGCACCTGA
- a CDS encoding histone-like nucleoid-structuring protein Lsr2, with product MAKQIIHKLVDDIDGTEADETVKFALDGIQYEIDLSEKNAAELREVFAPYLSAGTKVARGGVVVGGRAARGRGGAAADREQNKAIREWAKKAGYDISDRGRIPQEIVDEYHSKGPGRA from the coding sequence GTGGCCAAGCAGATCATTCACAAGCTGGTCGATGACATCGACGGCACCGAAGCCGACGAGACAGTGAAGTTCGCTCTCGACGGTATTCAGTACGAGATCGACCTCTCGGAGAAGAACGCCGCGGAATTGCGGGAGGTCTTCGCTCCCTACCTGAGCGCCGGTACCAAGGTGGCCCGCGGCGGTGTGGTCGTCGGTGGCCGCGCGGCGCGTGGCCGGGGCGGCGCGGCGGCCGACCGGGAGCAGAACAAGGCGATTCGGGAGTGGGCCAAGAAGGCCGGTTACGACATCTCCGACCGCGGGCGCATCCCGCAGGAGATCGTCGACGAGTACCACTCGAAGGGCCCCGGCCGGGCCTGA
- a CDS encoding glycine cleavage system protein R: MHELAITVIGPDRTGIVADVAEALAAVGANLTDSTMTRLRGHFAMTLICTGPPAAEAERALAGIGLLTSVREVGPSTEATNGEPFLVSVHGADRLGIVAAVTRVVAAAGGNITDLTTRLTGPLYVLVAEVDLPPGRADELTEQLAVAGAELGVDVTLRRADSELL; the protein is encoded by the coding sequence GTGCATGAGCTCGCCATCACCGTCATCGGGCCGGACCGGACCGGCATCGTCGCCGACGTGGCCGAGGCGCTCGCCGCCGTCGGCGCCAACCTGACCGACTCGACGATGACCCGGCTGCGCGGTCACTTCGCGATGACCCTGATCTGCACCGGGCCGCCCGCCGCGGAGGCCGAGCGGGCGCTGGCCGGGATCGGCCTGCTCACCTCGGTGCGCGAGGTCGGTCCGTCCACCGAGGCGACCAACGGCGAGCCGTTCCTGGTCAGCGTGCACGGCGCGGACCGGCTGGGGATCGTCGCCGCGGTCACCCGGGTGGTGGCCGCGGCCGGCGGCAACATCACCGACCTGACCACCCGGCTCACCGGGCCGCTCTACGTGCTGGTCGCCGAGGTGGACCTGCCACCCGGCCGGGCCGACGAGCTGACCGAGCAGCTCGCGGTGGCCGGCGCCGAGCTGGGCGTCGACGTGACGTTGCGACGCGCCGATTCGGAGCTGCTGTGA